A stretch of Myxocyprinus asiaticus isolate MX2 ecotype Aquarium Trade chromosome 42, UBuf_Myxa_2, whole genome shotgun sequence DNA encodes these proteins:
- the LOC127432513 gene encoding phosphatidylinositol-binding clathrin assembly protein-like isoform X5, with protein sequence MSGQSITDRIAAAQHSVTGSAVSKTVCKATTHEVMGPKKKHLDYLIHCTNEMNVNIPQLADTLFERTANTSWVVVFKSLITTHHLMVFGNERFVQYLASRNTLFNLSNFLDKSGLQGYDMSTFIRRYSRYLNEKAVSYRQVAFDFTKVKRGADGVMRTMNTEKLLKTIPIIQNQMDALLDFNVNANELTNGVINGAFMLLFKDAIRLFAAYNEGIINLLEKYFDMKKAQCKEGLDIYKKFLTRMTRISEFLKVAEQVGIDRGDIPDLSQAPSSLLDALEQHLASLEGKKVKDSTAASRASTLSNAVSSLANTGISFTKVDEREKQAALEEEQARLKALKEQRLKELSKNPSMSSTTAASPVSTTTGTISTAPAIDLFSTPSSFTNNTPKVPNDLLDLQPAFQPSLPLSTGLPLTNTWGDPFTSTEAVDDSIPNLNPFLTKPVVDPVVSSDAVSFSSRTPSHEMFGDYYNPFIDSSSSIASPVEPTAQMGFFLTDSFCSPAAYPNTPLFHSEPSAVAGLFGGFSAPPAAQPPSLTGLNVDFDSVFGNRSATNSTDSAGCILKPTVASPNQGLTPSTQQSGKLVSDDLDSSLANLVGNLGIGNGTMKNDIHWSQPGEKKLTGGNNWQPKMAPSTTWNPATMAPSVMAFPATTPTGMMGYGMPPQMGSMTMMTQPTMMYSQPVMRPANPFGPVSGAQLSTASSPSSSSPLRAPGQDPFAQPSLKDFL encoded by the exons ATCTGATCCACTGCACCAATGAGATGAATGTGAACATCCCTCAGCTGGCCGACACGCTGTTCGAGCGCACCGCCAACACCAGCTGGGTGGTCGTGTTCAAATCCCTTATCACCACACACCACCTGATGGTCTTTGGCAATGAG AGATTTGTACAGTATCTGGCCTCCAGGAACACATTATTCAACCTCAGTAATTTTTTGGACAAAAGTGGGTTGCAAG GATACGACATGTCCACCTTCATCCGGAGGTACAGTCGCTACCTGAACGAGAAGGCGGTCTCATACAGACAAGTGGCTTTTGACTTCACGAAAGTAAAAAGAGG GGCGGATGGTGTAATGAGAACCATGAACACAGAGAAGCTACTAAAGACCATCCCCATTATCCAAAACCAGATGGATGCACTCCTCGACTTCAAT GTAAATGCCAACGAGCTCACGAACGGGGTCATTAACGgcgcattcatgctgctgtttaaaGACGCCATCCGCCTGTTTGCGGCCTACAACGAAGGGATCATCAACTTGCTCG agaaatactttgacatgAAGAAAGCCCAGTGTAAAGAGGGCCTTGACATCTACAAAAAATTCCTCACTCGAATGACGAGAATCTCAGAATTTCTCAAAGTTGCAGAG CAAGTTGGCATCGACCGAGGGGACATACCGGACCTGTCACAG GCCCCCAGTAGTCTTCTGGATGCCCTGGAGCAGCACTTGGCTTCATTAGAGGGGAAAAAGGTTAAAGACTCCACAGCCGCCAGCAG AGCCAGTACCCTGTCCAACGCTGTGTCCTCCCTGGCCAACACGGGTATCTCTTTCACCAAAGTTGATGAGAGGGAAAAGCAGGCCGCTCTGGAAGAGGAGCAGGCTCGATTAAAAGCACTTAAA GAGCAGCGTCTGAAGGAACTCTCCAAGAATCCCTCCATGTCCTCCACGACCGCTGCCTCACCGGTTTCCACGACGACAGGCACCATCAGCACCGCCCCAGCCATTGACCTGTTCTCCACACCTAGTAGCTTCACTAACAA TACTCCAAAGGTTCCGAACGATCTGTTGGACTTGCAGCCAGCGTTCCAGCCCTCCCTGCCTCTCTCCACCGGCCTGCCTTTAACCAACACATGGGGAG ATCCTTTCACGTCTACAGAAGCCGTTGACGACTCCATTCCAAACTTAAATCCTTTCCTTACAAAACCTGTTGTTGATCCTGTTGTGTCTTCAGATGCTGTTAGTTTTTCTTCTAGGACACCAAGTCATGAAATGTTTGGTG ATTATTACAATCCCTTTATTGATTCAAGCTCATCCATTGCATCACCTGTCGAGCCCACTGCTCAGATGGGCTTCTTCCTCACAG ACTCGTTCTGCTCTCCAGCTGCCTACCCTAACACTCCTCTCTTCCACTCAGAGCCCTCTGCTGTAGCTGGACTATTCGGAG GGTTCTCTGCACCTCCCGCTGCCCAGCCTCCCAGCTTAACAGGCCTTAACGTCGACTTTGATTCTGTGTTCGGCAATAGATCAGCCACCAACAGCACAGACTCGGCTG GTTGCATTCTGAAACCTACAGTGGCCTCTCCCAACCAGGGCCTGACGCCCAGTACCCAACAATCTGGCAAACTGGTTTCTGATGACTTGGATTCCTCTCTGGCCAACCTTGTGGGCA ATCTCGGTATTGGAAATGGAACAATGAAAAA TGACATCCACTGGAGTCAGCCAGGAGAGAAGAAGTTGACTGGAGGAAACAACTGGCAACCAAAGATGGCTCCGAGCACAACATGGAACCCTGCCACCATG GCTCCCTCTGTAATGGCCTTTCCTGCCACAACACCCACAGGCATGATGGGATATGGAATG CCGCCTCAAATGGGCTCCATGACGATGATGACCCAGCCCACCATGATGTACTCGCAGCCTGTGATGCGGCCGGCCAACCCATTCGGCCCGGTCTCAGGGGCACAG CTCTCTACAGCCTCTAGTCCTTCCAGTTCAAGTCCTCTCAGAGCTCCGGGACAAGACCCTTTTGCACAGCCCTCTCTGAAGGATTTCCTTTAG
- the LOC127432513 gene encoding phosphatidylinositol-binding clathrin assembly protein-like isoform X14, translating to MSGQSITDRIAAAQHSVTGSAVSKTVCKATTHEVMGPKKKHLDYLIHCTNEMNVNIPQLADTLFERTANTSWVVVFKSLITTHHLMVFGNERFVQYLASRNTLFNLSNFLDKSGLQGYDMSTFIRRYSRYLNEKAVSYRQVAFDFTKVKRGADGVMRTMNTEKLLKTIPIIQNQMDALLDFNVNANELTNGVINGAFMLLFKDAIRLFAAYNEGIINLLEKYFDMKKAQCKEGLDIYKKFLTRMTRISEFLKVAEQVGIDRGDIPDLSQAPSSLLDALEQHLASLEGKKVKDSTAASRASTLSNAVSSLANTGISFTKVDEREKQAALEEEQARLKALKEQRLKELSKNPSMSSTTAASPVSTTTGTISTAPAIDLFSTPSSFTNNTPKVPNDLLDLQPAFQPSLPLSTGLPLTNTWGGFSAPPAAQPPSLTGLNVDFDSVFGNRSATNSTDSAGCILKPTVASPNQGLTPSTQQSGKLVSDDLDSSLANLVGNLGIGNGTMKNDIHWSQPGEKKLTGGNNWQPKMAPSTTWNPATMNGMLFPQYAPSVMAFPATTPTGMMGYGMPPQMGSMTMMTQPTMMYSQPVMRPANPFGPVSGAQLSTASSPSSSSPLRAPGQDPFAQPSLKDFL from the exons ATCTGATCCACTGCACCAATGAGATGAATGTGAACATCCCTCAGCTGGCCGACACGCTGTTCGAGCGCACCGCCAACACCAGCTGGGTGGTCGTGTTCAAATCCCTTATCACCACACACCACCTGATGGTCTTTGGCAATGAG AGATTTGTACAGTATCTGGCCTCCAGGAACACATTATTCAACCTCAGTAATTTTTTGGACAAAAGTGGGTTGCAAG GATACGACATGTCCACCTTCATCCGGAGGTACAGTCGCTACCTGAACGAGAAGGCGGTCTCATACAGACAAGTGGCTTTTGACTTCACGAAAGTAAAAAGAGG GGCGGATGGTGTAATGAGAACCATGAACACAGAGAAGCTACTAAAGACCATCCCCATTATCCAAAACCAGATGGATGCACTCCTCGACTTCAAT GTAAATGCCAACGAGCTCACGAACGGGGTCATTAACGgcgcattcatgctgctgtttaaaGACGCCATCCGCCTGTTTGCGGCCTACAACGAAGGGATCATCAACTTGCTCG agaaatactttgacatgAAGAAAGCCCAGTGTAAAGAGGGCCTTGACATCTACAAAAAATTCCTCACTCGAATGACGAGAATCTCAGAATTTCTCAAAGTTGCAGAG CAAGTTGGCATCGACCGAGGGGACATACCGGACCTGTCACAG GCCCCCAGTAGTCTTCTGGATGCCCTGGAGCAGCACTTGGCTTCATTAGAGGGGAAAAAGGTTAAAGACTCCACAGCCGCCAGCAG AGCCAGTACCCTGTCCAACGCTGTGTCCTCCCTGGCCAACACGGGTATCTCTTTCACCAAAGTTGATGAGAGGGAAAAGCAGGCCGCTCTGGAAGAGGAGCAGGCTCGATTAAAAGCACTTAAA GAGCAGCGTCTGAAGGAACTCTCCAAGAATCCCTCCATGTCCTCCACGACCGCTGCCTCACCGGTTTCCACGACGACAGGCACCATCAGCACCGCCCCAGCCATTGACCTGTTCTCCACACCTAGTAGCTTCACTAACAA TACTCCAAAGGTTCCGAACGATCTGTTGGACTTGCAGCCAGCGTTCCAGCCCTCCCTGCCTCTCTCCACCGGCCTGCCTTTAACCAACACATGGGGAG GGTTCTCTGCACCTCCCGCTGCCCAGCCTCCCAGCTTAACAGGCCTTAACGTCGACTTTGATTCTGTGTTCGGCAATAGATCAGCCACCAACAGCACAGACTCGGCTG GTTGCATTCTGAAACCTACAGTGGCCTCTCCCAACCAGGGCCTGACGCCCAGTACCCAACAATCTGGCAAACTGGTTTCTGATGACTTGGATTCCTCTCTGGCCAACCTTGTGGGCA ATCTCGGTATTGGAAATGGAACAATGAAAAA TGACATCCACTGGAGTCAGCCAGGAGAGAAGAAGTTGACTGGAGGAAACAACTGGCAACCAAAGATGGCTCCGAGCACAACATGGAACCCTGCCACCATG AATGGCATGCTTTTCCCACAATAC GCTCCCTCTGTAATGGCCTTTCCTGCCACAACACCCACAGGCATGATGGGATATGGAATG CCGCCTCAAATGGGCTCCATGACGATGATGACCCAGCCCACCATGATGTACTCGCAGCCTGTGATGCGGCCGGCCAACCCATTCGGCCCGGTCTCAGGGGCACAG CTCTCTACAGCCTCTAGTCCTTCCAGTTCAAGTCCTCTCAGAGCTCCGGGACAAGACCCTTTTGCACAGCCCTCTCTGAAGGATTTCCTTTAG
- the LOC127432513 gene encoding phosphatidylinositol-binding clathrin assembly protein-like isoform X16 yields the protein MSGQSITDRIAAAQHSVTGSAVSKTVCKATTHEVMGPKKKHLDYLIHCTNEMNVNIPQLADTLFERTANTSWVVVFKSLITTHHLMVFGNERFVQYLASRNTLFNLSNFLDKSGLQGYDMSTFIRRYSRYLNEKAVSYRQVAFDFTKVKRGADGVMRTMNTEKLLKTIPIIQNQMDALLDFNVNANELTNGVINGAFMLLFKDAIRLFAAYNEGIINLLEKYFDMKKAQCKEGLDIYKKFLTRMTRISEFLKVAEQVGIDRGDIPDLSQAPSSLLDALEQHLASLEGKKVKDSTAASRASTLSNAVSSLANTGISFTKVDEREKQAALEEEQARLKALKEQRLKELSKNPSMSSTTAASPVSTTTGTISTAPAIDLFSTPSSFTNNTPKVPNDLLDLQPAFQPSLPLSTGLPLTNTWGGFSAPPAAQPPSLTGLNVDFDSVFGNRSATNSTDSAVASPNQGLTPSTQQSGKLVSDDLDSSLANLVGNLGIGNGTMKNDIHWSQPGEKKLTGGNNWQPKMAPSTTWNPATMAPSVMAFPATTPTGMMGYGMPPQMGSMTMMTQPTMMYSQPVMRPANPFGPVSGAQLSTASSPSSSSPLRAPGQDPFAQPSLKDFL from the exons ATCTGATCCACTGCACCAATGAGATGAATGTGAACATCCCTCAGCTGGCCGACACGCTGTTCGAGCGCACCGCCAACACCAGCTGGGTGGTCGTGTTCAAATCCCTTATCACCACACACCACCTGATGGTCTTTGGCAATGAG AGATTTGTACAGTATCTGGCCTCCAGGAACACATTATTCAACCTCAGTAATTTTTTGGACAAAAGTGGGTTGCAAG GATACGACATGTCCACCTTCATCCGGAGGTACAGTCGCTACCTGAACGAGAAGGCGGTCTCATACAGACAAGTGGCTTTTGACTTCACGAAAGTAAAAAGAGG GGCGGATGGTGTAATGAGAACCATGAACACAGAGAAGCTACTAAAGACCATCCCCATTATCCAAAACCAGATGGATGCACTCCTCGACTTCAAT GTAAATGCCAACGAGCTCACGAACGGGGTCATTAACGgcgcattcatgctgctgtttaaaGACGCCATCCGCCTGTTTGCGGCCTACAACGAAGGGATCATCAACTTGCTCG agaaatactttgacatgAAGAAAGCCCAGTGTAAAGAGGGCCTTGACATCTACAAAAAATTCCTCACTCGAATGACGAGAATCTCAGAATTTCTCAAAGTTGCAGAG CAAGTTGGCATCGACCGAGGGGACATACCGGACCTGTCACAG GCCCCCAGTAGTCTTCTGGATGCCCTGGAGCAGCACTTGGCTTCATTAGAGGGGAAAAAGGTTAAAGACTCCACAGCCGCCAGCAG AGCCAGTACCCTGTCCAACGCTGTGTCCTCCCTGGCCAACACGGGTATCTCTTTCACCAAAGTTGATGAGAGGGAAAAGCAGGCCGCTCTGGAAGAGGAGCAGGCTCGATTAAAAGCACTTAAA GAGCAGCGTCTGAAGGAACTCTCCAAGAATCCCTCCATGTCCTCCACGACCGCTGCCTCACCGGTTTCCACGACGACAGGCACCATCAGCACCGCCCCAGCCATTGACCTGTTCTCCACACCTAGTAGCTTCACTAACAA TACTCCAAAGGTTCCGAACGATCTGTTGGACTTGCAGCCAGCGTTCCAGCCCTCCCTGCCTCTCTCCACCGGCCTGCCTTTAACCAACACATGGGGAG GGTTCTCTGCACCTCCCGCTGCCCAGCCTCCCAGCTTAACAGGCCTTAACGTCGACTTTGATTCTGTGTTCGGCAATAGATCAGCCACCAACAGCACAGACTCGGCTG TGGCCTCTCCCAACCAGGGCCTGACGCCCAGTACCCAACAATCTGGCAAACTGGTTTCTGATGACTTGGATTCCTCTCTGGCCAACCTTGTGGGCA ATCTCGGTATTGGAAATGGAACAATGAAAAA TGACATCCACTGGAGTCAGCCAGGAGAGAAGAAGTTGACTGGAGGAAACAACTGGCAACCAAAGATGGCTCCGAGCACAACATGGAACCCTGCCACCATG GCTCCCTCTGTAATGGCCTTTCCTGCCACAACACCCACAGGCATGATGGGATATGGAATG CCGCCTCAAATGGGCTCCATGACGATGATGACCCAGCCCACCATGATGTACTCGCAGCCTGTGATGCGGCCGGCCAACCCATTCGGCCCGGTCTCAGGGGCACAG CTCTCTACAGCCTCTAGTCCTTCCAGTTCAAGTCCTCTCAGAGCTCCGGGACAAGACCCTTTTGCACAGCCCTCTCTGAAGGATTTCCTTTAG
- the LOC127432513 gene encoding phosphatidylinositol-binding clathrin assembly protein-like isoform X13 — MSGQSITDRIAAAQHSVTGSAVSKTVCKATTHEVMGPKKKHLDYLIHCTNEMNVNIPQLADTLFERTANTSWVVVFKSLITTHHLMVFGNERFVQYLASRNTLFNLSNFLDKSGLQGYDMSTFIRRYSRYLNEKAVSYRQVAFDFTKVKRGADGVMRTMNTEKLLKTIPIIQNQMDALLDFNVNANELTNGVINGAFMLLFKDAIRLFAAYNEGIINLLEKYFDMKKAQCKEGLDIYKKFLTRMTRISEFLKVAEQVGIDRGDIPDLSQAPSSLLDALEQHLASLEGKKVKDSTAASRASTLSNAVSSLANTGISFTKVDEREKQAALEEEQARLKALKEQRLKELSKNPSMSSTTAASPVSTTTGTISTAPAIDLFSTPSSFTNNTPKVPNDLLDLQPAFQPSLPLSTGLPLTNTWGGFSAPPAAQPPSLTGLNVDFDSVFGNRSATNSTDSADDILGCILKPTVASPNQGLTPSTQQSGKLVSDDLDSSLANLVGNLGIGNGTMKNDIHWSQPGEKKLTGGNNWQPKMAPSTTWNPATMNGMLFPQYAPSVMAFPATTPTGMMGYGMPPQMGSMTMMTQPTMMYSQPVMRPANPFGPVSGAQLSTASSPSSSSPLRAPGQDPFAQPSLKDFL, encoded by the exons ATCTGATCCACTGCACCAATGAGATGAATGTGAACATCCCTCAGCTGGCCGACACGCTGTTCGAGCGCACCGCCAACACCAGCTGGGTGGTCGTGTTCAAATCCCTTATCACCACACACCACCTGATGGTCTTTGGCAATGAG AGATTTGTACAGTATCTGGCCTCCAGGAACACATTATTCAACCTCAGTAATTTTTTGGACAAAAGTGGGTTGCAAG GATACGACATGTCCACCTTCATCCGGAGGTACAGTCGCTACCTGAACGAGAAGGCGGTCTCATACAGACAAGTGGCTTTTGACTTCACGAAAGTAAAAAGAGG GGCGGATGGTGTAATGAGAACCATGAACACAGAGAAGCTACTAAAGACCATCCCCATTATCCAAAACCAGATGGATGCACTCCTCGACTTCAAT GTAAATGCCAACGAGCTCACGAACGGGGTCATTAACGgcgcattcatgctgctgtttaaaGACGCCATCCGCCTGTTTGCGGCCTACAACGAAGGGATCATCAACTTGCTCG agaaatactttgacatgAAGAAAGCCCAGTGTAAAGAGGGCCTTGACATCTACAAAAAATTCCTCACTCGAATGACGAGAATCTCAGAATTTCTCAAAGTTGCAGAG CAAGTTGGCATCGACCGAGGGGACATACCGGACCTGTCACAG GCCCCCAGTAGTCTTCTGGATGCCCTGGAGCAGCACTTGGCTTCATTAGAGGGGAAAAAGGTTAAAGACTCCACAGCCGCCAGCAG AGCCAGTACCCTGTCCAACGCTGTGTCCTCCCTGGCCAACACGGGTATCTCTTTCACCAAAGTTGATGAGAGGGAAAAGCAGGCCGCTCTGGAAGAGGAGCAGGCTCGATTAAAAGCACTTAAA GAGCAGCGTCTGAAGGAACTCTCCAAGAATCCCTCCATGTCCTCCACGACCGCTGCCTCACCGGTTTCCACGACGACAGGCACCATCAGCACCGCCCCAGCCATTGACCTGTTCTCCACACCTAGTAGCTTCACTAACAA TACTCCAAAGGTTCCGAACGATCTGTTGGACTTGCAGCCAGCGTTCCAGCCCTCCCTGCCTCTCTCCACCGGCCTGCCTTTAACCAACACATGGGGAG GGTTCTCTGCACCTCCCGCTGCCCAGCCTCCCAGCTTAACAGGCCTTAACGTCGACTTTGATTCTGTGTTCGGCAATAGATCAGCCACCAACAGCACAGACTCGGCTG ACGATATTTTAGGTTGCATTCTGAAACCTACAGTGGCCTCTCCCAACCAGGGCCTGACGCCCAGTACCCAACAATCTGGCAAACTGGTTTCTGATGACTTGGATTCCTCTCTGGCCAACCTTGTGGGCA ATCTCGGTATTGGAAATGGAACAATGAAAAA TGACATCCACTGGAGTCAGCCAGGAGAGAAGAAGTTGACTGGAGGAAACAACTGGCAACCAAAGATGGCTCCGAGCACAACATGGAACCCTGCCACCATG AATGGCATGCTTTTCCCACAATAC GCTCCCTCTGTAATGGCCTTTCCTGCCACAACACCCACAGGCATGATGGGATATGGAATG CCGCCTCAAATGGGCTCCATGACGATGATGACCCAGCCCACCATGATGTACTCGCAGCCTGTGATGCGGCCGGCCAACCCATTCGGCCCGGTCTCAGGGGCACAG CTCTCTACAGCCTCTAGTCCTTCCAGTTCAAGTCCTCTCAGAGCTCCGGGACAAGACCCTTTTGCACAGCCCTCTCTGAAGGATTTCCTTTAG
- the LOC127432513 gene encoding phosphatidylinositol-binding clathrin assembly protein-like isoform X15: MSGQSITDRIAAAQHSVTGSAVSKTVCKATTHEVMGPKKKHLDYLIHCTNEMNVNIPQLADTLFERTANTSWVVVFKSLITTHHLMVFGNERFVQYLASRNTLFNLSNFLDKSGLQGYDMSTFIRRYSRYLNEKAVSYRQVAFDFTKVKRGADGVMRTMNTEKLLKTIPIIQNQMDALLDFNVNANELTNGVINGAFMLLFKDAIRLFAAYNEGIINLLEKYFDMKKAQCKEGLDIYKKFLTRMTRISEFLKVAEQVGIDRGDIPDLSQAPSSLLDALEQHLASLEGKKVKDSTAASRASTLSNAVSSLANTGISFTKVDEREKQAALEEEQARLKALKEQRLKELSKNPSMSSTTAASPVSTTTGTISTAPAIDLFSTPSSFTNNTPKVPNDLLDLQPAFQPSLPLSTGLPLTNTWGGFSAPPAAQPPSLTGLNVDFDSVFGNRSATNSTDSAVASPNQGLTPSTQQSGKLVSDDLDSSLANLVGNLGIGNGTMKNDIHWSQPGEKKLTGGNNWQPKMAPSTTWNPATMNGMLFPQYAPSVMAFPATTPTGMMGYGMPPQMGSMTMMTQPTMMYSQPVMRPANPFGPVSGAQLSTASSPSSSSPLRAPGQDPFAQPSLKDFL, from the exons ATCTGATCCACTGCACCAATGAGATGAATGTGAACATCCCTCAGCTGGCCGACACGCTGTTCGAGCGCACCGCCAACACCAGCTGGGTGGTCGTGTTCAAATCCCTTATCACCACACACCACCTGATGGTCTTTGGCAATGAG AGATTTGTACAGTATCTGGCCTCCAGGAACACATTATTCAACCTCAGTAATTTTTTGGACAAAAGTGGGTTGCAAG GATACGACATGTCCACCTTCATCCGGAGGTACAGTCGCTACCTGAACGAGAAGGCGGTCTCATACAGACAAGTGGCTTTTGACTTCACGAAAGTAAAAAGAGG GGCGGATGGTGTAATGAGAACCATGAACACAGAGAAGCTACTAAAGACCATCCCCATTATCCAAAACCAGATGGATGCACTCCTCGACTTCAAT GTAAATGCCAACGAGCTCACGAACGGGGTCATTAACGgcgcattcatgctgctgtttaaaGACGCCATCCGCCTGTTTGCGGCCTACAACGAAGGGATCATCAACTTGCTCG agaaatactttgacatgAAGAAAGCCCAGTGTAAAGAGGGCCTTGACATCTACAAAAAATTCCTCACTCGAATGACGAGAATCTCAGAATTTCTCAAAGTTGCAGAG CAAGTTGGCATCGACCGAGGGGACATACCGGACCTGTCACAG GCCCCCAGTAGTCTTCTGGATGCCCTGGAGCAGCACTTGGCTTCATTAGAGGGGAAAAAGGTTAAAGACTCCACAGCCGCCAGCAG AGCCAGTACCCTGTCCAACGCTGTGTCCTCCCTGGCCAACACGGGTATCTCTTTCACCAAAGTTGATGAGAGGGAAAAGCAGGCCGCTCTGGAAGAGGAGCAGGCTCGATTAAAAGCACTTAAA GAGCAGCGTCTGAAGGAACTCTCCAAGAATCCCTCCATGTCCTCCACGACCGCTGCCTCACCGGTTTCCACGACGACAGGCACCATCAGCACCGCCCCAGCCATTGACCTGTTCTCCACACCTAGTAGCTTCACTAACAA TACTCCAAAGGTTCCGAACGATCTGTTGGACTTGCAGCCAGCGTTCCAGCCCTCCCTGCCTCTCTCCACCGGCCTGCCTTTAACCAACACATGGGGAG GGTTCTCTGCACCTCCCGCTGCCCAGCCTCCCAGCTTAACAGGCCTTAACGTCGACTTTGATTCTGTGTTCGGCAATAGATCAGCCACCAACAGCACAGACTCGGCTG TGGCCTCTCCCAACCAGGGCCTGACGCCCAGTACCCAACAATCTGGCAAACTGGTTTCTGATGACTTGGATTCCTCTCTGGCCAACCTTGTGGGCA ATCTCGGTATTGGAAATGGAACAATGAAAAA TGACATCCACTGGAGTCAGCCAGGAGAGAAGAAGTTGACTGGAGGAAACAACTGGCAACCAAAGATGGCTCCGAGCACAACATGGAACCCTGCCACCATG AATGGCATGCTTTTCCCACAATAC GCTCCCTCTGTAATGGCCTTTCCTGCCACAACACCCACAGGCATGATGGGATATGGAATG CCGCCTCAAATGGGCTCCATGACGATGATGACCCAGCCCACCATGATGTACTCGCAGCCTGTGATGCGGCCGGCCAACCCATTCGGCCCGGTCTCAGGGGCACAG CTCTCTACAGCCTCTAGTCCTTCCAGTTCAAGTCCTCTCAGAGCTCCGGGACAAGACCCTTTTGCACAGCCCTCTCTGAAGGATTTCCTTTAG